Below is a genomic region from Halostella litorea.
CGACGACCCGCCTGACGCCGTCGACGGTGACCCGCGAGCGGATCACCGGTACGACGCTCTCGTCCTGCGCGCCGTCGGTGACGATCAGCGCGGTGACGCCCTCGCCGGTCGAGAGGCCGGCGAGCACTTCGTCGACCTCCTCGCCGACCTCGCGGTTGGCGCTCACGTCGCCGCCGTCGTTGCCGGTGACCGCGGCGACCTCGACCGCCTCGTCGGTCACCTCGTCGGCGACGTGGACCCCCTGGAACAGCACGTTCACGTCGCTGTCCTCCGGGTCGGCCGTCGCCAGCGCCACGGCGGCGTCCTCGACGGCGTCGCGGCCGACGACCGGCGTCTCAACGTCGGTCTTCCGGCCGAGGTCGTCGTCGAGGTCGACACAGAGCACCAGCAGCATCGCCTGACAGTTGGCGGGTATCGTTTATCTGCCTTTGGGGGTCAGCCCGGGACCGCCGGGCGGCCGCCCGAACGGTGGCGTTCCGGTCCGCTTTTAGCGCTGCGGCCGGTATCCGTGTTCAACGAATGATCTCGAAGGGCTGCGAGCAGTGCGCCAAAGGCGGGAAGATGGTCATGTTCGTCTACGGCTACTGCGACCAGCGCGACTGCTTTTACTGCCCGCTCGGCGAGAACCGCAAGAACGTCACCGACGTGTACGCCAACGAGCGGAAGGTCGAGTCCGACGAGGACGTCATTACGGAGGCCAAACGGATGGACGCCCTGGGCACCTCGATCACCGGCGGCGAGCCCCAGGAGGCGCTGGACCGGACCTGTCACTACCTCTCGCTGCTGAAAGACGAGTTCGGCGAGGACCACCACACCCACCTCTACACCGGCATCACCGGCGGCCGCGAGAACATGCGCCGCCTCTCTGAGGCCGGATTGGACGAGATACGGTTCCACCCGCCGCTGGAACTGTGGGGAGACATGCACGGCACCGAGTGGGAGGAGATCCTCTACATCGCCCGCGAGGAGGGGCTGACCCCCGCGTTCGAGATACCCGGCATCCGCGCCGAGCAGGAGTTCCTCGACTTCCTCGACGAGGGCGCGGCCGAGTTCTGCAACATCAACGAGTTCGAGATGTCCGACGGCAACTACCGCCGGATGCAGGAGAAGGGGTACGAACTGCAGGACGGCCACATGAGCGCCGTCGACGGCTCGAAGGAGATACTGGACGCCATGGGCGACCACGAGCGCGTCTACTTCTGTACCAGCGTGTTCAAGGACGCCGCCCAGCACCGCAACCGCATGAAGCGGATGGCCCGGAACATCCGCCGGGAGTTCGACGAGGTGACCGACGACGGCACCCTCGTCTACGGCAAGACCTGGGAGACCGAGGAACGGCTGGCGGAACTCGGCGTGCCCGAGGAGTTCTACTCGGTGAAGTCCGACCACGTCGAACTGGCGTGGTGGCTCTTGGAGGAGATGGTCGAGGAGGGCGATCTGGAGGAGGGCGAGATCGTCGAGCAGTACCCGAGCGTCGACGGGACGGTCGTCGAGCGGACGCCGCTGGCGTAGGCCGGGAGCGACCGCAGGGAGCGAGCGGATGTTTTGGTCGAGCTTTTGCGAGGAGCGGTGGCCGAGCCCGCGAGGCCACCCGACGAAGGAAAAGGTCGTACTGGGACCGTCGTCGAGCGGACGCCGCTGGCGTAGGGGCGGGAAGTATCCGTTCTTGGACACCTAAGCCCACCGTTTTATCCGAATCCGGAGCGTTCCCCCGGACGATGCGATCCATCGAAATCGGGGTGTCGACGTCGTGAGGTTCGAGTTCGACAGCTCGAAAGTGCTGTACGCCGTCGGGATCGTCTTCGGCGTCGCCGCGCTGGCGTACTTCGCGCGGGACCTCGTGTTCGACCTCTCGCTGACGGTGAAGGCGCTGCTGTTCCTCTTTGGCTTCCTCGCGCTGTTCGCCGCGGCGAGCGCCGTCCGGCGGGCGGGCCTCGACGCCGTGCTGTACGTGCTTTCGGCCGCGGCGTACGTCGCCTTCGTCGCCTACACGCTCGGGCGGTTCGACTTCGGCGACACGGGCGTGTTCGTCGCGCTGGCCGCGTCCTCCGCGCTGTTCGTCGCCCTCGGCTACCTCCATCGCGAGCGCGGCCTGCGGATCGAGGCCGGGACGGCGCGGACCGTCGTCGCCGCCGTGGTCGTCGTCGCGGTGGTGCTCGTCGCAGTCGACCTGGCCGTCGGCGGGGTCGTCTACAGCGCCGCCGTCGCCGACGAGGCGGCCGTCGACGACCGCGACGGGGTCATGCTCGGTACGGTGACGGCCGAGAACCGGTTCGTCTTCCGCGAGACGACCGACTTCCCGCGGGCGACGGCCTGCGTGTACGCGCCCGACCGGCAGGACCGCCCGGTGGAGCTGCGCAGCGGTGCCGACTACTGGGGGACGCCCGACAGCGTCGGCGGCG
It encodes:
- a CDS encoding radical SAM protein, which produces MISKGCEQCAKGGKMVMFVYGYCDQRDCFYCPLGENRKNVTDVYANERKVESDEDVITEAKRMDALGTSITGGEPQEALDRTCHYLSLLKDEFGEDHHTHLYTGITGGRENMRRLSEAGLDEIRFHPPLELWGDMHGTEWEEILYIAREEGLTPAFEIPGIRAEQEFLDFLDEGAAEFCNINEFEMSDGNYRRMQEKGYELQDGHMSAVDGSKEILDAMGDHERVYFCTSVFKDAAQHRNRMKRMARNIRREFDEVTDDGTLVYGKTWETEERLAELGVPEEFYSVKSDHVELAWWLLEEMVEEGDLEEGEIVEQYPSVDGTVVERTPLA